One genomic segment of Macaca fascicularis isolate 582-1 chromosome 19, T2T-MFA8v1.1 includes these proteins:
- the IZUMO4 gene encoding izumo sperm-egg fusion protein 4 isoform X4, which yields MALLLCLVGVTAALAHGCLHCHSKFSEKFSFYRHHVNLKSWWVGDIPVSGALLTDWSDDTMKELHLAIPAEITREKLDQVATAVYQRMDQLYQGKMYFPGYFPNELRNIFREQVHLIQNAIIESRLDCQRHCGIFQYETISCNNCTDSHVACFGYNCESSEQWESAVQGLLNYINNWHKQDVSMRLRSSSFSWPGTHRATPAFLVSPAFRCLEPPHLANLTLEDAAECLKQH from the exons ATGGCCCTGCTGCTGTGCCTGGTGGGCGTGACGGCGGCGCTGGCCCACGGCTGTCTGCACTGCCACAGCAAGTTCTCCGAGAAGTTCTCCTTCTACCGCCACCATGTGAACCTCAAGTCCTGGTGGGTGGGCGACATCCCCGTGTCGGGGGCGCTGCTCACCGACTGGAGCGACGACACGATGAAGGAGCTGCACCTGGCCATCCCCGCCGAGATCA CCCGGGAGAAGCTGGACCAAGTGGCGACAGCAGTGTACCAGAGAATGGATCAGCTGTACCAGGGGAAGATGTACTTCCCGG GGTATTTCCCCAACGAGCTGCGCAACATCTTCCGGGAGCAGGTGCACCTCATCCAGAACGCCATCATTGAAA GTCGCCTCGACTGTCAGCGCCACTGTG GCATCTTCCAGTACGAGACCATCTCCTGCAACAACTGCACAGACTCGCACGTCGCCTGCTTTGGCTATAACTGCGA GTCCTCGGAGCAGTGGGAGTCAGCTGTCCAGGGCCTGCTGAACTACAT AAATAACTGGCACAA ACAGGACGTGAGCATGAG ACTAcgctcctcctccttctcctggcCTGGGACACACAGAGCCACCCCAGCCTT CCTGGTATCGCCGGCCTTCAGGTGTCtggagcccccacacctggccaaccTGACCTTGGAAGATGCTGCTGAGTGTCTCAAGCAGCACTGA
- the IZUMO4 gene encoding izumo sperm-egg fusion protein 4 isoform X1 encodes MALLLCLVGVTAALAHGCLHCHSKFSEKFSFYRHHVNLKSWWVGDIPVSGALLTDWSDDTMKELHLAIPAEITREKLDQVATAVYQRMDQLYQGKMYFPGYFPNELRNIFREQVHLIQNAIIESRLDCQRHCGIFQYETISCNNCTDSHVACFGYNCESSEQWESAVQGLLNYINNWHKQDVSMRATPAFLVSPAFRCLEPPHLANLTLEDAAECLKQH; translated from the exons ATGGCCCTGCTGCTGTGCCTGGTGGGCGTGACGGCGGCGCTGGCCCACGGCTGTCTGCACTGCCACAGCAAGTTCTCCGAGAAGTTCTCCTTCTACCGCCACCATGTGAACCTCAAGTCCTGGTGGGTGGGCGACATCCCCGTGTCGGGGGCGCTGCTCACCGACTGGAGCGACGACACGATGAAGGAGCTGCACCTGGCCATCCCCGCCGAGATCA CCCGGGAGAAGCTGGACCAAGTGGCGACAGCAGTGTACCAGAGAATGGATCAGCTGTACCAGGGGAAGATGTACTTCCCGG GGTATTTCCCCAACGAGCTGCGCAACATCTTCCGGGAGCAGGTGCACCTCATCCAGAACGCCATCATTGAAA GTCGCCTCGACTGTCAGCGCCACTGTG GCATCTTCCAGTACGAGACCATCTCCTGCAACAACTGCACAGACTCGCACGTCGCCTGCTTTGGCTATAACTGCGA GTCCTCGGAGCAGTGGGAGTCAGCTGTCCAGGGCCTGCTGAACTACAT AAATAACTGGCACAA ACAGGACGTGAGCATGAG AGCCACCCCAGCCTT CCTGGTATCGCCGGCCTTCAGGTGTCtggagcccccacacctggccaaccTGACCTTGGAAGATGCTGCTGAGTGTCTCAAGCAGCACTGA
- the IZUMO4 gene encoding izumo sperm-egg fusion protein 4 isoform X3, producing MALLLCLVGVTAALAHGCLHCHSKFSEKFSFYRHHVNLKSWWVGDIPVSGALLTDWSDDTMKELHLAIPAEITREKLDQVATAVYQRMDQLYQGKMYFPGYFPNELRNIFREQVHLIQNAIIESRLDCQRHCGKRGSVQAEERAGGSLGPWRPRGALAAVVCFRHLPVLGAVGVSCPGPAELHK from the exons ATGGCCCTGCTGCTGTGCCTGGTGGGCGTGACGGCGGCGCTGGCCCACGGCTGTCTGCACTGCCACAGCAAGTTCTCCGAGAAGTTCTCCTTCTACCGCCACCATGTGAACCTCAAGTCCTGGTGGGTGGGCGACATCCCCGTGTCGGGGGCGCTGCTCACCGACTGGAGCGACGACACGATGAAGGAGCTGCACCTGGCCATCCCCGCCGAGATCA CCCGGGAGAAGCTGGACCAAGTGGCGACAGCAGTGTACCAGAGAATGGATCAGCTGTACCAGGGGAAGATGTACTTCCCGG GGTATTTCCCCAACGAGCTGCGCAACATCTTCCGGGAGCAGGTGCACCTCATCCAGAACGCCATCATTGAAA GTCGCCTCGACTGTCAGCGCCACTGTGGTAAGCGAGGCTCTGTCCAGGCTGAGGAGCGCGCTGGCGGCAGCTTGGGGCCCTGGAGGCCGAGGGGAGCCCTGGCAGCTGTCGTGTGTTTCAGGCATCTTCCA GTCCTCGGAGCAGTGGGAGTCAGCTGTCCAGGGCCTGCTGAACTACAT AAATAA
- the IZUMO4 gene encoding izumo sperm-egg fusion protein 4 isoform X2, with protein MALLLCLVGVTAALAHGCLHCHSKFSEKFSFYRHHVNLKSWWVGDIPVSGALLTDWSDDTMKELHLAIPAEITREKLDQVATAVYQRMDQLYQGKMYFPGYFPNELRNIFREQVHLIQNAIIESRLDCQRHCGIFQYETISCNNCTDSHVACFGYNCESSEQWESAVQGLLNYINNWHNLVSPAFRCLEPPHLANLTLEDAAECLKQH; from the exons ATGGCCCTGCTGCTGTGCCTGGTGGGCGTGACGGCGGCGCTGGCCCACGGCTGTCTGCACTGCCACAGCAAGTTCTCCGAGAAGTTCTCCTTCTACCGCCACCATGTGAACCTCAAGTCCTGGTGGGTGGGCGACATCCCCGTGTCGGGGGCGCTGCTCACCGACTGGAGCGACGACACGATGAAGGAGCTGCACCTGGCCATCCCCGCCGAGATCA CCCGGGAGAAGCTGGACCAAGTGGCGACAGCAGTGTACCAGAGAATGGATCAGCTGTACCAGGGGAAGATGTACTTCCCGG GGTATTTCCCCAACGAGCTGCGCAACATCTTCCGGGAGCAGGTGCACCTCATCCAGAACGCCATCATTGAAA GTCGCCTCGACTGTCAGCGCCACTGTG GCATCTTCCAGTACGAGACCATCTCCTGCAACAACTGCACAGACTCGCACGTCGCCTGCTTTGGCTATAACTGCGA GTCCTCGGAGCAGTGGGAGTCAGCTGTCCAGGGCCTGCTGAACTACAT AAATAACTGGCACAA CCTGGTATCGCCGGCCTTCAGGTGTCtggagcccccacacctggccaaccTGACCTTGGAAGATGCTGCTGAGTGTCTCAAGCAGCACTGA